DNA from Triticum aestivum cultivar Chinese Spring chromosome 7D, IWGSC CS RefSeq v2.1, whole genome shotgun sequence:
GGCCATTTCTTACACCGGAGCGTCGGAGCAGATCTGGGCTAGGCACGAAGCCTGAATCGCCGCGGGGGTACCTCCAGATGCAGTgaatccggaggaggaggaggaggaggaggatgagcccgaggaggaggatgtgggggacgctgGCGACATAGATCTAcaggcggagcagcaggccatcctcgattccctccgGTCAAAGTTGGCTGCGGAGGCCAGACACTGTCGCCGGCAGGAGATGGAGGCGTAGCAGGCCGCGGATGAGGCGGAGAtgctcgcctacatggatgaggtcgagcaggaggaggatgaggcAGGGCCCTCCTACCCGTCCGTCCAGCCGGCGCCCGGCACCGTCGTCGTGGACATCTCAGACAACGAAGAGTAAATAGGGTAGTACATTGTATGTAGTACGTAGAATTACTTTTGCATGCTTCGTATGGATTAAGTGGTTGAAATATGAGAGGCGCGGACGCGTCCGATCACGTCCGCCCGCCTTTGAGGGAACGGATTTGCAAATtccagctgtagatgctctaatgaaCGCAAGTCAAAAAAGAATCTTCAACGGAAAAGGGAAAACAAATCATGATGTGGCTGATTGCCCGTAAAAGCCTCCAACATTAAAATCTACTAGCAAACATGactgtgtgttgcaacgggagaacaaAATATCATGTGCTCGTCTATCAGCAACCTCATGGGCAACCGTCACTTGTGTGAAAACAATTAGAGGTGCTTATCTATACTTGCGCCTTTCCCTAATGTCTCAAATGAAAAATATTAATATCATAGATGTTCTTTTATATGAGATCTCATTAGGATCTATTGTCTTCAGTTAAGAAGTTTCAGCTAAAATTAGAAAAGGAGCTCAAGGTGGAGAATGAGAAAACTAATTGGAGAAGACATACCTGGTGATTAGAAGTTCTAGCTAGCTGTGCAAGCATTCATGTTTAAATTATAGATGGCGGGGCAAAGGATCAGTCGTCAAGACCACCAGCACTATTATGATTATGGGCCTTGCCATGCACATCTATCACGTATGAGGTCGAGGCCGGCATGCTGCCCGAGCGTGTCATCCCGCTACATGCATGTACTGTACCGCATCACGTCCACGCTATGTGTGAGTGTGGCATCATATAGTTGAGTGTATTCGCGATGGCAGAGACTGGTGTCACGGTTGGAGAACCCGGTCCATCGTGTGCATACGCGTAAGGCCATCTAATCACGGCCGTCTTCAGGAATTGGAGGCCCCGGTGCGAAATGCGAATGATGCCTTAAAATATGAAAAATTCTTGTAACTAAAATATTAATATGACTAAAGGATACTCTCATTTAAGTCATATAAACTTTAAATAGATGGTATTTCATATACTATTATGAAATATATCTAATAAGCCAACTATCTTCTATTAAGATTACATCAGTTGAAAAATAAACATATAAAATTTTATTAGTTAACTTCAGAACTGATGTGCATATACAACGTACTCATTAGCCATTAAATTATTGAATAGAAAAATAGCCAAATTAAATCCGCTTGATCTTGGGCGCACCTGATTAATCCGTAAATCGATCTGGCCTAGGCCCGGGCGCTTGACCGCCGGCTAGCAGCGGCTGCCTTCTGCTTTTCTTGGTGGCGTTGGCACTTGCTGGCGCTGGTTACTGTTTGATTTTTTGGGGCGAATTCTGCCGCCTGCCCCTGCCATCCTACTTCTTGCCGTCGTGCCTCGCCAAGTAGATTAGGGCAGAGCGCTGGCCGAGAGGGAGTTGGGAAAATGCTTCGGGGCATGCGATCGATCGCGATTAGGAGGGAGCGCTCGAGCGGTCAGACCAGGCCACAGGCCTAAAACAGTGCAAAGAAATTTAATAGCCtaacaaaaaatatacaatgttgGCCCAAAATTGGAGGCCCCTGCGACATGGGGGCCCTGTGCGGTCGCACCTCTCGCACAACCCCCTGGACAGGCCTACATCTAGTCCAGCGTGATGCTCACACGGTCACACCAAGTGATCGTGTGCTTTCACGATGGGAGAGACCGTGTGCAGTCCCGTGTCGAACACCTCAAACACCTCGATGACAATCTGGATGTCACGCCCGCGGCTTTGATATGCGATTGAGGCTAGAGGCATACATGGAGGAGGCGATAGCATCACGTGGGCAAAGTGGGCGGTTAGGGGACGATTGGGTCGAGGTTACGGGTATATATTTAACATAATAGCTAGCGTAGTCGGTTGATTATTCCGGTCCAAGCCAGACATGGAGGACGTAAGTGTCGATAGCATCTGTTACTAATACGTTTTTCATGCATCAGTTACCAATGCGTTTTGATCCTCGATTAATTTTTACGGGCACACGACGGCTCACATGGGACGGTAACAACAGATGAAACATGAGCACCCGCGTACGTAATTTTTTGTGCCATAGAAGAAACAGGTTAAGGCCCAATTGAGTAGCGAGCAAGGGATTGGTACGCTAACTTTCCATAGAGAGCTCCTATTGGATGCCCGTGTGCATCCAATAGGCGAGCTTCGCTAAAGCGGGcgcgcaaatgggccggcccattcccAAACTTTGAATGAATGTATAAATGTCACAAAAAAATATAATGGCATGTGTGCAGTCGAACTCCCGACAACCCAATGGGTAGATGCATTGCTAACCGGTAGAGGCGCAGCACTAAATGTAATGTACTAAGTACAGCGGCAATCGTTATTTCAATTTGTCAACATTTCTTTGGAAAAACGTGAAAAAAATCTTAAAAGTTGTGAATAATGCATGAAAATTATGAACACATTTCGGATCCAAACAAACTTTTAAAACATGGACAATTTTTGAAAAAAGTGATCAAAATTTTGAAATACATGAAGAAACTTTTGAAATGATGAGtatttattgaattttttataTACGATGTGCAACTTATATATTTATATATGAACAGTTTTTTAATATACGCTGAACAATTCTAAAATACACACCATTTTTGTGGTATACACTGAAAaatatttaaatacacattgaacatttttttatatacaCTGAACAATATTGTAAtacatattgaacattttagtgatatatggagaataatttgaatTTACAGAATGAAAATTTGATGaaatatgatgaacattttcttgataTAGGGTGAGAAATTCCTTAAATACGACAAATATTTTCATCTATAAACACGCAAGGAATTTTGTATAATacacaaaaaataaagaaaaataaataataaataaggAAATACAGAaatcaaaagaaacaaaaaagaaaacacagaaaagaaaagaaaccacaGAGCATACGTGGGCCAGACCAAAATGGGGCGTCTGGAGGTCAGCCCAGTTAAATTTTATCTTTGCCTAAAAAAAGGTTAAATTATATCTGCGCTTTTCCATACTTGAGGCTGGACTTCCTCTTTTGTCAAAAGCATTGGCTGGGTGAGATGGCTCGTGCGATGCGTACGCATGACTCGCCATCCATGTTTGACTCCCACTGCGTGCAATTTTTTTTAGCAGACGGATTTTTTCTGAGTCTATTCCTAAGAAAACAACGGATGAACCAAAAGGATTTCAATCTTGGCCGTCAATCTCTATAATTAATATAAAATCAACGGATATAAAAAGATGacgtatgaaaaattatgaaagtCTCTGTCCTTTAATATTAGATATAAAATATAGatgtagatatagatatagatatgtacTCTACCCCTTCAATCCTGCTCTCCTACCTATGGCCGGTGGTCGTGATTATTCTCTATCAAAGCAAGTGTGCTCGGCTCCCTAATCATGTTCCTCTTCAACCTTTGAATCGCACTTTCCAACTACAACAATCCATCATATATACTAATTACGTGTTCGACCTCGATCTTTGAATCTCAATTTCCAAGTACAGCAATCCATCATGCAGATGTACGTGATGCTGATAGTAGGTATGATCCAATCACGCAACCCAAGCATGTATATTCCCCTACATGATATTACCCCATGATATGTTGATTTAGCAGGTACAATCTACTCGAACATGCATATCCGGATCTCCTACTTGTATTCCTCTTCGACGTTTTAATATCAGTTTTCCAAGTTCTAACATATATATTCGATTACCTTATTTTTCTAACTTTTATTGAACTGAGTACCTTATTTTATCCCATAATGGTTCATTTAGAAGGAGTTGTAAAAGCTGTTTGAAATTTGAAGTAGAAGGAGCCAATCGTCACAAGACAGGGGTTTTGCAGTTATAATTTCTTTTTTCCCACAATTGAATCTAACATACATCTCATTTATTTTTCTATATGCTAGCTCAAAAAATAAATCTCCCATGTGTTATAGATTCAATATATTTTTTAAAGGATTGTCAAAAAAATATTCAATAGATTTTTTTTCAAGGGGATTAAAGCGGATGTTTGTCAACTATGGACGTTAGTACAGACTAGAAGTTAGATAAAACCGCCGGCGCTAGGCAAGTAAAGACTTGGATCCAGTCAATACCCAGGATTAGGACCCTGATAAATACCACACATGTGGTACTAAGAGGTTTGGACCACACCACCGACAACGCTCCCTCCCCTGCCGCCGCATGTCGAGATGCACCCGAGAATCTCCTCGACGCATCCATGTCCCAGGAGCCCGCCATGCCGCGCATAGCCCTgtcaccctccccctccccctccccctcggaTATCTCCTCGACGCATCCATGTCCCAGATTTGTTTGGCACGAACAATTTAAATACGAATAATCTATCGCACAGTTCTCAGCCTCGTTCATCACAAAAGAAATAATGTGAGAGTTTATTGGTTACAAAAAGAACCTCAAATCTGAATAATATATGGCCTTTAAGGTATGAGAAAATCACAAAAGAAAATATGAGTTTATTGGTTAAGACAAGAACTTATAATTTGCTGCAGTATCACGTACATTGATAtccgggggtcctcctccttttctaaaaaaaaatcacGTACGTTGATATTGGTGTGCAGAAACAAATTCTATTATAATTAAACAAACTTGGTGAAATTAATTATCTGCTCTCCTAAGTTACAGAGGGAGGACTTCTGTTTAAATGTTGTACACATATAAAAGGAACAtgcatcttttttcttttttaggtAGGGGGGAGGAAGGAAGATATATGCTACAGTAGGGTACTTCATCTTATAATATTTTTGAAACTTATGTCACGAATACATGATACATGCAATAACTTTTGAATATATAACCATGTTGTCTTCCAatataataataatattattataTAATAACATATTCATATTACTGTTCAGCATTTCTATTTTGTTTCAACTTTGTCATATTTAATATTATAAGTGCTAGCCCGTCTTGATGCTCGGGTTGATGACTAGTAGACTAATAAAATATGTTTGCAGAACATAAAACCAACAATAATAATAAGTTAAAATGGATTTGCTGATGGATACCTGACTCCACCAACAATTAAGTGTCAAGCAGAAGCAACCATCTCAGACGATATGAATTCTCAATCAGACGGAAAAGAGGCATACAGTATAGCAACCTTATGTATGAAAGGTCTAAATATGATACGTCCTACATAAATTTGAACTAATAGCCTAATAAATCCAGTGCTCGATAGATCCCCTTTTTATGTTGACTTTGTACTATAAGCTTATCAAAACTGGGAACCTCATTATTTCTGCAAATATTATGTTGGGCAATGGTTATGGATTTGGTGAACATGGTTCCACACGCACCCTTGATGAATAGTAAATTGggaaaaaatactagaaaaaataaGATAAATCTGTTTTTTTTTCACATAGTCAACTGGTATACTCACGTATGAAGTTTCACTAAGAAATCACATCCGTGGTAATctaggcaaaaatgacaaaatcgaaGCTATATTAAAAACACTGTTTAATTAATAGTATGGTCCCAGTTGTATTTTCTTCATTAAGAATACAATGGATGTCAATAGATCACGAAACTTCACACATGAATAGAATGGTCGACTAAGTTTCATAcctcaaaatttcagaattttttcaatttttccagtatttttttaatTTACTATTTATGTGGGTGCGCGGGGAACCATGTTCACCTTTGTGTTTTCGGTTGGACAATGGAGAAGAAGGATGAGGACCATGGCCAGATGGTCCATGAGTCAGCTCATATGCACACGAGAGATACAAAGCATCTTAAGAAGATCGTAAACTCAGCCCAGCTTGTTGAGGTGAGGTATGGGCGCTTTTGACCGACTGGAAAGAAAATATGAGTAACATAGAGAGAAGAGGACGAACGAGCTATCTACACAAAAATTCCACAGCAAATTCCCTTGATAATCTATATTTTACTGTTTTCTagcgaaatttagagaaattattCAATTAGAGTGGAAGTTTTGGTACCTTTAATTTGAGCTGAATGTTAAATGATTGTGACTTGCTTTTGGCATTTGACCGACAAGATATAGAAGAATATTCGCAATGGTCTCAAAAGTTTTATCTCACTCGTATTGTTGCAACCCATTATTGGTAATGTCGGTGTTGGATGAACCACTTTTGACTTGACTATCTTTGTACTTGTCAGTTTTATGAGACACTTTGTTATGGTAGTATTGATCATAATCAAACTTTTATTGATTTTTGAGGCGACTCATTGAGCCTTGAAATTGTACCCAGAGTTTTTTTTTTCTTGGAGCTAAAGATCATGTTTAACATGTGTGTCCGCCATTGTTGTATTCAGGGTGACTCGCTAGAATTGGATGGCAATATGAAAAGCTTCCAAAATAGGCACACATGTGCATATAATGAATTAAGAAATAAAATCATGTGTTTGAATTAGCACTTCCCAAATGTGGAGCATGAGTATTTATGTTGCATAATTTCTAAAGCATAGCAGATAGAAGTGGTGCGCTGGAGGCTGAGGTTGCGGCATATACGGAAGGAGCTGCGCTGGCCACTGGATGAAGTCGCGCACCATTTATCCTCGAAACAGATGGTGTGACTGCTGCATCTATGATGGGCGACAAGGAAAGGGATCGTTCACCCTTGACAGCGCTGGTCCAATGAAACTAAAAGGCTCCTGAATGGTGTACGCGACACGCGTGTTGTAGCCATTCGCCGGGAACAAAATGGTGCCCGCCATATGCTTGCCCAGCTTGGCCATCATACAGTACGCACTGCAGTTTGGCTCTCTTCTGGGCCTGTAGAAGTTGTTAGTTTATGTGCTGCTGAATGTATTGAACCATCCTGATCAATGGAAGTTTcccattcgcaaaaaaaaaaaagatagaAGTGGTGCTGATGGGGCGCTCCCACCACAAGATATATTCAAGCTGTCATATGCGGTAGACAACTATCGTCATTTAATGTCTTCATTTGTTATCATTATCAAGGCAGGATGCCTAATGTGTCACATTCTGTCTCTCACAGGATAGGAACACAATGGTATTTCTGGTGCTTTAGATGAACAATTATATACACAACTTTGTTTTCCGGTGGCATTCAACTTGTCCTATGTTAGTGTGCATTCAAAACTATTCCTGAGAAAGTTTTCACAGTTAAATACTTTTATGAACAACTGTATCATCTCCCCTTTGATGGTTGTAGATTTCATTGGAAAATTTAAAATCCCACCATAGATTACTGAAGTGTAGTATTTTAAACAGAGACATTCTGTTGCATCGTAGGTGGATGGGGGAGAAAGGTTGTCCTTTTTGTGCCCATGATAGGTCTATTGGCCGTCTTTTGTTTCGGTGCTCTGTGGGAGGTTTGTTTGGGGTATTATCCAATGTGCTTCAAATGTTTGTGGCTCCCTTGAACCTAATACAACATGTTGTATTATTGCTTGAACGCCTCCCACCAAGTTGTTGGAGAATGATGGCGTAGAGTGTGTTTCTAGGGATAGTTCCCCATGACTGTCCTCTACGATTCATCTAATTTTTCAGTATATTGATGATTGGCTAGTCTCTATGGAAGCAACGGGCgatgaagatctccggcgaggatCTAGAAAACCTGCGGTGGGCACGACCAAGGTGCTTGATTGAACTAAATGATGCTACCAGATGATTCAGGGAAGACACATGGTGGTGCGTCACTTCTATTTGCTTCGGTTGAGAAGTCATATATTGATTTTGTCGAAGCCTAACAAAGGTGTATCATACTGTCATTTTTTTCCTTATTGAATGCCCGCTCTACCTCGTTGGTTATAAGAAATGGTGACATGGGTGCACACGAGAGCGAGTTCACAAACTATGGCTACTGGTAGTCAATGCCCGTGTTCCTtcttgaaaaaaaatccaaatgtACATGGTTATTGGCACTCAATAATACCCTTTCTTGGGCGAATATCACTGGCGCGAGGGTCCTAAATTCGGTGGGGTTTGGTTTAATTCAGGGTTGTTGTGGCTCGCTAACTGGGTTGTGGGTCGACTAGTTTTTGTCCATACGCTCCTACGGATGTTGTGTTTACATGGCAATGACACTATGGTTTGTCATTTTGTCTAAGTCAAAAAGGTGTGCCATTTATCAAAATATTCCTTTTTCTAAATTCTCGCCTCCACATCTATTTATAAACCGCGATGACATGGGTGGACACATTAATGAGTTCACAAACGGACTACCAATAGTCAATACCCATGTTTCGTTTGGGGAAAAAAGCAAACTGCTAGCGTGAGCTCCCTAAGTCGGCAGTGATGAGTTTGGGTTTGATTCCCTCATGCTATTGCTCACTGGCACATGGGTCCGCTCGATTTCGTATATGTTATCCTTTTTCAAACATCCGCTCTCTCGTAGGTAGTAACTGGTGAGGGTATTGGAGCACACAGCAGCTAGTTTGCAAACACTGGCTACCGCTCGTCAATGCTCCTTGTTCTTTGAGAGAAAATATTTTTTTTGTGACCGGTTGAACACAAAGAAAAACCTGCATGTGGCACCATGTTGCACATCCGAGTGAGCATAGGCTTACTGACTTTTGATAACAAAGGATAACCAAAAAAATTATGATCAACCTAAGGGGCTAATGATCAACAGTTTTATATGTTTGGACCAAAACAACATGCGATAGGAGATTTTATTTTCACATTAACTAAATTGGAATTAAATCTGAAAACAACACACATAAAATTTACTGGAATTAAATTTGAAAACAGCAAAGGCATGGAGTACAGGTCCGAAACTCCAAACATGCAATGCTAACTTTAATGGATTCATTTCAGTATAGGTACAAATAAAAAGGATTTGTGTGCACAATGCCCACCGAGAAGCAGGTTGCATAATCTGGTAAATATGTAGACTAATCTCGACCAAAGGTTTGTGATCCAAAGGCGCAAGTTTCGGTTTCCATGTTTCAATGAAACTGAGTTTTCCTTGGACACTTTCTCTTATTGAGCAGACAGAGATATCAACCTATGCGGTAACATACCTCCTCTTCACGGTTTTCCGGTCGAACTATTTGGTGCCCTCTTCAATGAAAGAAGTACCCTGTAAAATAGTAACCATGAAATTCAATTAGATTGTTAAAAAATTCATAATGTAAAAGTCAAATTTGTACAATGTTAACCATGAAATTCAACAATAGTTTAATCATAACAGTTTTGAAGCTTGATTGTTTAGTTATTAAAACTGTTAAATGTGTCGATTAGTTCATTCATTTTCTCACCTATTACTTTTGCCTAAACGACTTAATTAAATTAAACATCTCTTCCCAATAATTATTTTGCTACATCATCTTAAGAAAACTTTGCTCTACAATATAGCAACTTTATGAAAGAtgcatacaataaaacaacataaaaaaGTCCTACATGAATTTGAACTAATATTCTAATAAAGCCAGTGCCCAATAGAACCCCTTTTTTATGTTGCCTTCGTACTAAGCATCTCAATACTGGGAACCGCATTTCTATATTGGACAACATAGCGACGGTTCAGCCAAGACATACACATGGTGGTGTCACTAGTGTGTCGATCGCGTCTGTTAAAACTAACTGTAGATCCCTACAgagttcttttgttttcttttagcCCATGGGTGTCATGTATCAAATCTCTGATGATTTCAGGGGAGAAATTAAATCCCTTCATTACAAGACGAAAAGATTATTACTCGAGGAGTATGCGAGACTGTACCCGCACAATTCCTCCTCGCTCATCGGGGTCGGGTCTGCCTGCTGAGATGCTGCCGTTGCCGTCCCTTGGTCCTCGGCGAACCTCTTTGTCAGGTCGTCCAGGAACTCGCTCAGCACCGGATCTTGGATCGGTGACTTCGGCACGCAGCAGACCACCTCGATGCCGACCTTGTCCAAGCAACCACTGCGCGGCCCCTCCGTCCAGCGGACCGTGAAACGGCACGCGCACTGCTCCACGCCGTGCGCTGCCCTCTCTACCTGCATATTTGGTCGGCGCCTATTATTACCGAAGCATATGCGTGTGTTGACGAACGCGCTGAGTAGGACGAGACACGGAGGACTTACGGTTTCGAGGACGGCGTCGTAGTACTTGAGCTCCTCGACGTCGCCGTGGATATCGCAGGCGAGGCAGAGTTTGTCGCCCGGGCGGACATCCCCGCAGCGGGCGTGGTCGAGGGGCGGGCATTCCCGGCGGAACCTGGCGCGGAGCGCCTCGACGTCGCCCAGGGATGCGAAGTCAGCCCCTGGATTGTACCACTCGTCTGCATCCTCGGTGGAATTCTCGAACATGACGCGGAGCCAGCCATCCTGCACAACCACGCGCGCGCCGTACCACGCCTCGTCGGACCGCGCGCGGTACTCCATTCGGGGCcgtgggcggcgcggcggcggcggcgccgccggcacggTGGCCTTC
Protein-coding regions in this window:
- the LOC123171274 gene encoding uncharacterized protein, producing MFENSTEDADEWYNPGADFASLGDVEALRARFRRECPPLDHARCGDVRPGDKLCLACDIHGDVEELKYYDAVLETVKRAAHGVEQCACRFTVRWTEGPRSGCLDKVGIEVVCCVPKSPIQDPVLSEFLDDLTKRFAEDQGTATAASQQADPTPMSEEELCGYSLAYSSSNNLFVL